In Isoptericola variabilis 225, the genomic window GATCCTCGTGCCGTCCGGCACCCCGGGCCTGACCGTCGGCCCGAGCTACGACAAGGTCGGCTGGCACACCTCCGACACCCACCCGCTCACGCTCGAGAACGTCCGGGTGCCGGCGTCGAACCTCCTCGGCGAGCGGGGCCGCGGGTACGCCAACTTCCTGCGCGTGCTCGACGAGGGGCGCATCGCGTTCGCGGCGCTCGCGACGGGTGCCGCGCAGGGCTGCCTCGAGGAGGCGCTGCGGTACGCGAACGAGCGCCGGGTGTTCGGTCGCACGATCGGGTCGAACCAGCACGTCGCGTTCACGCTCGCCCGCATGCAGGCGCGCGTGCACTCGGCCCGGCTGTGCTGGCTCGACGCCGCGCTCAAGCAGGTGCACGGCAAGCCCTTCAAGGCCGAGGCGTCGGTGGCCAAGCTGGTCTCCAGCGAGGCGGCGATGGCGAACGCGCGCGACGCGTCGCACATCTTCGGCGGGTACGGCTTCCTCAACGAGAACCCCGTCGCGCGGCACTACCGCGACTCGAAGGTGCTCGAGGTCGGCGAGGGGACGACGGAGGTGCAGCTCATGATCATCGCGCGAGACCTGGGACTGACGGCATGACGGATGACGGGACCGCGCCGATGCGCGAGGTGGTGCAGCGGGGGCTGTACTACGACGAGCTCGAGGAGGGCGTGCGGTACGTGCACCGGCCGGGCCGCACGCTCACCGAGGCCGACGACGTCCTCTTCACGTCGGTGACGATGAACCCGCAGGGCCTGCACCTCGACGCCGCGTGGGCCGCGACGCAGCCGTTCGGCAAGCCGCTCGTGAACTCGATGTTCACGCTCGCGACGCTCGTCGGGCTGTCGGTCGCGCACCTGACGCGCACGACCATCGTCGCGAACCTCGGGTTCACGGAGGTCACCTTCCCGCACCCGATGTTCCACGGGGACACGCTCTATGGCGAGACGACGGTGCCGGCCAAGCGGCTGTCGCAGTCCCGGCCCGGCACCGGCGTCGTCACGCTCGAGCACGTCGGGCGCAACCAGGACGGCGAGGTCGTCGCGCGCGCCGTGCGCACCGTCCTCATGTGGACGCGCGAGGCGCACGAGGCGCACGAGCGGGGTGAGCGGTGATGACGCCGCCGCCGTTCACGCTCGGGCCGGCGCTGCTGTTCTGCCCGGCCGACCGGCCCGACCGGTACGTCAAGGCGCTCGACCGGGCCGACGCCGTCATCCTCGACCTCGAGGACGCCGTCGCGCGCGACCGCAAGGAGGCCGCGCGCCAGGCGCTCGTCGACCACCCCGTCGACCCCGACCGGACGATCGTGCGCGTCAACGCCGTCGGCACGCCCGACCACGCGGACGACCTCGCCGCGCTCGCCCGCACCGCCTACCGCACGATCATGCTGCCCAAGGCCGACGGCACGTTCGTCGGGCCGCTGCTCGGGCCCGACGGCGGACCGTACGCGGTCGTGGCGCTGTGCGAGACGGCCGCCGGAGTCCTGGCGGCGCCGGCGCTCGCGGCCCGGCCCGACATCGTCGCGCTCGCGTGGGGGGCCGAGGACCTCGTGGCGTCCCTCGGCGGCACGTCGAGCCGGCGGGCGGACGGGACGTACCGGGACGTCGCGCGGTACGCGCGCTCGGCCGTGCTGGTCGCGGCCGCGGCCACGGGCAAGGCCGCGATCGACGCGGTGCACCTCGACATCGGCGACCTCGACGGCCTGCGTGCCGAGGCCGCCGACGCCGTGGCGGTCGGGTTCGCCGCCACGATGTGCATCCACCCGTCGCACGCCGACGTCATCCGCGCCGCGTACGCGCCGTCGGACGAAAAGGTGGCCGAGGCGCGCGAGGTGGTCGGCGCCGCACGGCGGGCCGCGTCGGCGGGTGCGGGCGTGCTCACCGTGGGCGGGCGGATGGTCGACGCACCGCTCGTCCGGCACGCGGAGGCGGTGCTGCGTCGCGCGGGCTGGCAGGATCGGTCGGGTGACGACGCCGCACCCTGACGCCCAGCCCGCCCCGATCCGTGTCCTCGTCCTCGTCGGCCGCGGCCGCTACGAGGACCCGTGGCACGACCACGCCGCCACGTCGCACCGGCTCGCGCTGCTGCTCGCGGGGCTCGAGGTCGACGGCCGGCCGGCCGACGTCGTCGTGCGCTCGACGTTCCCGGACGCGCTCGACGACCTCGCCGACGTCGACCTGCTCGTGATCAACGCGGGCACGGCCTGGCCGGGCTTCCGCGAGGCGTCGATCGGGCCCGACGACGCGGCGTGGGCGCCGTTCCACGCTCGCCTCGACGCGTGGGCGCGCGCCGGCGGGCGGATCCTCGCGGTGCACCAGAGCGCCAACACGTTCGACGACGCGCCCGCGTGGGAGCAGCTCCTCGGCGGACGGTGGGTCAGCGGCGAGTCGATGCACCCGCCCATCGGCGACGCGACCGCGACGCTCGCGGCCGGCGCGCACCCGATCACCGAGGGCCTCGGGCAGGTCGACGCGTTCGACGAGCGGTACTGCTTCCTGCGCGTCGCGCCGTCGTCGCAGGTGCTCGGCTGGGTGCCCGACGACGACGGCAACCGGCACCCTGTCGTGTGGGTCACCGAGGCGCACGGCGGCCGGACGGTCTACAGCGGGCTCGGCCACGACGTGCGGTCGTACGACTCGCCGTCGCACACGGAGCTGCTGCTGCGCGCGGCGACCTGGCTGCTGTCCTGACGGTCAGCCGTGCAGCGTCGGGCGGTAGACGAGCTCCTGGATGCGGCCGTCGTAGGTGCGCGACTCGAGGAGCTCGAGGTCGAAGTCGGCCGCGTCGCGCAGGACCGGTGACGTGCCGGTCCGGCCGGTGATGACCGGGTCGATCTCGTCCTCGGGGATGCCGCCGATCAGCGTCATGAACTGCCGGAAGGTCGTGGCCCCGAGGACCATGCGCTGGTCCTCGCCGACCACGTCGGCCCGGTGGTCGAGGAACTCCGGGCCCTGCTTGCCCCAGTAGCCGCCCCAGTCGCCGCCGTCGAACGACCCGAAGCCGTCGAGCGTGGTGAAGACGTCGAAGGTGTAGAGCGCGGTCATGGTGCTCCTCCCGTGGGTCCGTGTGGGTGCAGACCGTGGAGGGGAGCGGGACGAATCGTCGCGACGGATCAGGCGCCGGCGAACCCCGTCTGGCGCCACGCCTCGTAGACCGCGATCGACGCCGCGTTGGTGAGGTTGAGCGAGCGGCGGCCCGGCAGCATCGGGATCCTCAGCTGGTCGGTGAGGCGCGGGTGCGCGAGGACGTCGTCCGGCAGGCCCGTCGGCTCGGGACCGAAGAGCAGCACGTCGCCGTGGCGGTACGTCACGTCGGTGTACGACGTCGTCGCGCGGGTCGTGAAGGCGAACACCCGAGCGTCGGGCGTCCCGGCGAGCACGGCCTCGAACGCGGCGTCGAGCGACGGGTGCACGTCCATGACGGCGAGGTCGTGGTAGTCCAGGCCCGCGCGCTTGAGCTTGGCCTCGGACAGGTCGAAGCCAAGCGGCTCGACGAGGTGCAGCCGCGCACCCGTGACCGCGGCGAGCCGGATCGCCGATCCCGTGTTGCCGGGGATGCGCGGCTCGAAGTACACGACGTGGAGGAACGGGTCGGCGGGCGGTGCGGGGGTCGGCTCGGGCACGACGCCGATTCTCCCACCCGTCGTGCTCGCCCCCCTTTTCGCGAGGTCGTACCGCCGGTCCCGACGTCGTACCCGGGGAGTACGACCTCGAGACCGGCGGTACGACCTCGCGGAAGGGAACCTGGGCCGACTACGCTGGTGCGCATGACGAGGCGTACCGACTGGTGGCGGCTGCACGAGCAGCCGTGACCTGACGCGCCCCGCCGCACCCACCGAGTCCCGAGCTGCCCGCCGCAGCCCGGGACTCGTCGTCTTCCGCGTTCTTCCGGCGCGCCCGGTCGGACGCCGAGCGCCGCATCACGTACGAGCCGCAGGCCCGCCCGGAGA contains:
- a CDS encoding MaoC family dehydratase yields the protein MTDDGTAPMREVVQRGLYYDELEEGVRYVHRPGRTLTEADDVLFTSVTMNPQGLHLDAAWAATQPFGKPLVNSMFTLATLVGLSVAHLTRTTIVANLGFTEVTFPHPMFHGDTLYGETTVPAKRLSQSRPGTGVVTLEHVGRNQDGEVVARAVRTVLMWTREAHEAHERGER
- a CDS encoding acyl-CoA dehydrogenase family protein, translating into MIHETQASMLTDEQRKLSQVVREFADQVVAPAAYQYDTERRLPIEIIHQMGEMGLFGLPFPVEVGGQGQDYVSLCLAVEALARVDQSIAVTLEAGVGLGMMPIFRHGTEEQKQTWLPDLVAGKKLAAFGLTEAEAGSDAGATKTTARLEGDDWVIDGSKQFITNSGTPITSVVTITAVTGQRQTQDGRTAPELSSILVPSGTPGLTVGPSYDKVGWHTSDTHPLTLENVRVPASNLLGERGRGYANFLRVLDEGRIAFAALATGAAQGCLEEALRYANERRVFGRTIGSNQHVAFTLARMQARVHSARLCWLDAALKQVHGKPFKAEASVAKLVSSEAAMANARDASHIFGGYGFLNENPVARHYRDSKVLEVGEGTTEVQLMIIARDLGLTA
- a CDS encoding CoA ester lyase; protein product: MTPPPFTLGPALLFCPADRPDRYVKALDRADAVILDLEDAVARDRKEAARQALVDHPVDPDRTIVRVNAVGTPDHADDLAALARTAYRTIMLPKADGTFVGPLLGPDGGPYAVVALCETAAGVLAAPALAARPDIVALAWGAEDLVASLGGTSSRRADGTYRDVARYARSAVLVAAAATGKAAIDAVHLDIGDLDGLRAEAADAVAVGFAATMCIHPSHADVIRAAYAPSDEKVAEAREVVGAARRAASAGAGVLTVGGRMVDAPLVRHAEAVLRRAGWQDRSGDDAAP
- a CDS encoding tRNA (cytidine(34)-2'-O)-methyltransferase is translated as MPEPTPAPPADPFLHVVYFEPRIPGNTGSAIRLAAVTGARLHLVEPLGFDLSEAKLKRAGLDYHDLAVMDVHPSLDAAFEAVLAGTPDARVFAFTTRATTSYTDVTYRHGDVLLFGPEPTGLPDDVLAHPRLTDQLRIPMLPGRRSLNLTNAASIAVYEAWRQTGFAGA
- a CDS encoding ThuA domain-containing protein yields the protein MTTPHPDAQPAPIRVLVLVGRGRYEDPWHDHAATSHRLALLLAGLEVDGRPADVVVRSTFPDALDDLADVDLLVINAGTAWPGFREASIGPDDAAWAPFHARLDAWARAGGRILAVHQSANTFDDAPAWEQLLGGRWVSGESMHPPIGDATATLAAGAHPITEGLGQVDAFDERYCFLRVAPSSQVLGWVPDDDGNRHPVVWVTEAHGGRTVYSGLGHDVRSYDSPSHTELLLRAATWLLS